From a single Granulicella aggregans genomic region:
- a CDS encoding cupin domain-containing protein — translation MKISYRALLSAVAISSAAVCLCAGTASVCAAQTSDARAAEIIRTLKLSVLPKESGYLGLIGSSALTTDVDGKKVAVQSQVYYMLTRERPINYLHWLAGDDTHILIEGGPVDYFIFHPDGRTEKITLGRNYAAGEHPLVAVPGGCWKALRLHDGASYALMANVLSPEFTPDRVKIGAGDDWIIKYAGSSPWATRETLRAFIGPNWTGK, via the coding sequence ATGAAGATTTCCTATCGCGCTCTCCTGTCGGCTGTGGCCATCTCATCGGCGGCGGTTTGTCTCTGTGCTGGCACGGCTTCTGTGTGCGCGGCGCAGACGAGCGATGCGCGGGCGGCGGAGATCATCCGCACCCTGAAACTAAGTGTTCTGCCGAAGGAGTCCGGTTATCTCGGCTTGATAGGAAGCTCTGCATTGACGACCGATGTAGACGGGAAAAAGGTCGCCGTACAGAGCCAGGTCTACTACATGCTCACGCGCGAGCGGCCCATCAACTACCTGCATTGGCTGGCGGGCGACGACACCCACATCCTGATCGAAGGCGGCCCCGTCGATTACTTCATCTTCCATCCCGACGGCCGCACGGAGAAGATCACACTTGGCCGCAACTACGCCGCTGGCGAACACCCTCTAGTGGCCGTGCCCGGAGGTTGCTGGAAGGCGTTGCGCCTGCATGACGGCGCAAGCTATGCGCTGATGGCGAATGTTCTCTCGCCGGAGTTCACACCGGACCGCGTCAAGATTGGCGCGGGCGACGATTGGATCATCAAGTATGCAGGCTCCTCGCCATGGGCCACCCGCGAGACGCTGCGGGCCTTCATCGGTCCGAACTGGACGGGTAAATAG
- a CDS encoding PIN domain-containing protein → MPLCRSSRGWECYDDLVAALIHPQHVFTEAALTVAVVEAMKQVLRAEVPDMPDRIIAATAAYLNLPVISRDRRILTAKLKTIW, encoded by the coding sequence GTGCCGCTGTGCCGTTCAAGTCGGGGTTGGGAATGCTACGACGATCTGGTCGCCGCTCTAATTCACCCTCAGCATGTTTTTACAGAGGCGGCTCTTACTGTCGCTGTTGTTGAAGCCATGAAGCAAGTTCTGCGTGCTGAAGTTCCAGATATGCCTGACCGCATCATTGCGGCGACCGCTGCCTATCTCAACTTGCCTGTGATTAGCAGGGACAGACGAATCCTCACCGCGAAGTTGAAGACGATCTGGTGA
- a CDS encoding DUF481 domain-containing protein, whose amino-acid sequence MTTTSPHPIQSLILSRALTSLVVFLSLASAAFAQDKPKPEPDVLIFTNGDQLTGTVERGAGDSVVFKSDMAGEITVPFAKIKELRTHGQFALLRKDTKTPTTNVLEGTVGYADSKVTLSSSTGTLESVEPKNVDFIIDKTTYDKQVLGHVPLWKGWHGNVTGGATFVRSTQNGSTFTASTALVRAIPQVTYLPTKSKSLLNFTETYGKLTQPVYPPTGAPDTVIKTNVFAAGFEQDEYFSPRFYGLGHLNFNHDYSQGLDLQQVYGGGIGWTVIQQPKQELDLKADVHYEKQTFETASSNQNLVGSTISEIYHRNLPRGIVFNESADALPAFNNSNAYSADATAGIVLPVYKRLGANFTTTDNFLNDPAPGFKKNSFQFVLGVTYTLP is encoded by the coding sequence ATGACGACAACTTCGCCACATCCGATCCAATCGCTGATTCTCTCCCGCGCTCTTACTTCGCTGGTCGTATTTCTGTCGCTCGCTTCCGCGGCCTTCGCGCAGGACAAGCCCAAGCCGGAACCCGACGTGCTCATCTTCACCAATGGCGATCAACTTACCGGAACCGTAGAGCGCGGCGCCGGCGACTCTGTCGTCTTCAAGAGCGACATGGCCGGAGAGATCACCGTGCCGTTCGCCAAAATCAAGGAACTCCGCACGCATGGCCAGTTCGCGCTGCTGCGCAAAGACACGAAGACCCCGACCACTAATGTGCTGGAGGGCACTGTCGGTTACGCCGACAGCAAGGTGACCCTCAGCAGCTCCACCGGCACCCTTGAGAGCGTTGAACCGAAGAACGTTGACTTCATCATCGACAAGACCACCTACGACAAGCAGGTGCTCGGCCACGTTCCGCTATGGAAGGGCTGGCACGGCAACGTGACCGGCGGCGCAACCTTCGTCCGCTCCACGCAGAACGGCTCGACGTTTACTGCGAGCACGGCGCTCGTTCGCGCTATCCCTCAGGTGACGTATCTGCCAACGAAGAGCAAGAGCCTGCTCAACTTCACCGAGACCTACGGCAAGCTGACTCAGCCGGTCTATCCGCCAACCGGCGCACCCGATACCGTCATCAAGACCAACGTCTTCGCCGCCGGCTTCGAGCAGGATGAGTACTTCTCGCCCCGCTTCTACGGCCTCGGCCACCTCAACTTCAATCACGACTACTCGCAGGGCCTCGACCTGCAACAGGTCTACGGCGGTGGCATCGGATGGACGGTGATCCAGCAGCCCAAGCAGGAGCTCGACCTGAAGGCCGACGTTCACTATGAGAAACAGACCTTTGAGACCGCCTCGAGCAACCAGAACCTGGTCGGCTCGACCATCTCGGAGATCTATCACCGCAACCTGCCCAGAGGCATCGTCTTCAACGAGAGCGCAGACGCGCTCCCGGCCTTCAACAACTCCAACGCCTACTCGGCCGACGCAACCGCTGGTATCGTTCTACCCGTCTACAAGCGGCTGGGAGCGAACTTCACCACGACCGACAACTTCCTCAACGACCCCGCACCGGGCTTCAAGAAGAACAGCTTCCAGTTCGTTCTGGGCGTGACGTACACGTTGCCGTAG
- the treZ gene encoding malto-oligosyltrehalose trehalohydrolase, with protein sequence MHEFKLWAPRPKKVSVQMGSGETARLVPMQGPDERGFWHVTVDACGPGDDYGFVLDDETQAWPDPRSKWQPNGVHGLSRIYDQKAFQWRDHTWQGPPLTGAVIYEMHIGTFTKEGTFDSAITKLHELQALGVTHIEVMPVASFAGDRGWGYDGVALFAVTENYGGPDALKRFVDACHNSGLAVLLDVVYNHFGPVGNYTGKYGPYVTNKHVTPWGDAINFEEAGSDEVRRFFCDNALMWMRDFHFDGLRLDAVHEFMDRSALHFMEQLSAEVDVESATLGRRLVLIAESDLNDPRIVTPREARGYGMDAQWSDDFHHALFTILHCEAGGKGYYDDFGSLDKLVKSLKDIFVYDGVYSKYRKRIHGRPVVGLSAHHFIGFIQNHDQIGNRATGDRLEHIVGLDKAKVAAGIVLTSPFIPMIFQGEEFAATTPFQYFADHDDAEMAKLVSAGRKKEFAAFGWEENAIPDPENPETFQRSKLNWDEVHEGYHAEMLAWFTKLIHIRRASPSLNDGDTAHTEILFEPDEKWLVMERGKAKVLTNLGLKDAQFDVPEGYYLLAQSKNEIAINNAKVTLPPNTFAILCSEQPPE encoded by the coding sequence ATGCACGAGTTCAAGCTTTGGGCTCCGCGCCCGAAAAAAGTATCCGTCCAGATGGGCTCAGGCGAGACAGCACGCCTTGTTCCCATGCAGGGACCGGACGAGCGTGGATTCTGGCACGTAACGGTGGACGCCTGCGGCCCTGGCGACGACTATGGCTTCGTGCTTGACGATGAGACGCAAGCGTGGCCCGACCCGCGGAGCAAGTGGCAGCCCAACGGTGTCCACGGCCTCTCCCGGATCTACGATCAAAAAGCCTTCCAATGGCGCGACCATACCTGGCAGGGACCGCCGCTTACCGGTGCGGTCATCTATGAAATGCACATCGGCACCTTCACCAAGGAAGGCACCTTCGACTCCGCCATCACCAAGCTGCACGAACTGCAGGCGCTCGGCGTCACTCACATCGAGGTGATGCCCGTCGCATCCTTCGCAGGAGACCGCGGCTGGGGCTACGATGGTGTCGCTCTCTTCGCCGTGACCGAGAACTACGGTGGCCCGGACGCCTTGAAGCGCTTCGTCGATGCCTGCCACAACAGCGGTCTCGCCGTCCTGCTCGATGTCGTCTACAACCACTTCGGCCCGGTCGGCAACTATACGGGAAAGTACGGGCCCTACGTGACCAACAAGCACGTCACGCCCTGGGGCGATGCGATCAACTTTGAAGAGGCAGGCAGCGACGAAGTACGCCGCTTCTTCTGCGACAACGCCCTGATGTGGATGCGTGACTTCCACTTCGACGGCCTCCGGCTCGACGCCGTCCATGAGTTCATGGACCGCTCGGCGCTCCACTTCATGGAGCAGCTATCGGCCGAGGTCGACGTCGAGAGCGCGACACTCGGCCGCCGGCTCGTCCTGATCGCAGAGAGTGACCTCAACGATCCACGCATCGTCACCCCACGCGAGGCACGAGGCTATGGCATGGATGCGCAGTGGAGCGACGACTTCCATCATGCGCTCTTCACCATCCTGCACTGCGAGGCGGGCGGCAAGGGCTACTACGACGACTTCGGATCGCTGGACAAGCTTGTGAAGTCGCTGAAGGACATCTTCGTATACGACGGCGTGTATTCAAAGTATCGGAAGCGCATCCACGGAAGGCCGGTCGTGGGTCTCTCGGCCCATCACTTCATCGGCTTCATCCAGAACCACGACCAGATCGGAAACCGCGCCACCGGCGACCGGCTGGAACACATCGTAGGTCTCGACAAGGCCAAGGTCGCAGCAGGCATCGTCCTCACCTCACCCTTTATCCCCATGATCTTTCAAGGCGAGGAGTTCGCTGCTACAACGCCCTTCCAGTACTTTGCCGATCACGATGACGCTGAGATGGCGAAGCTCGTCTCCGCCGGCCGCAAGAAAGAGTTCGCCGCCTTCGGATGGGAAGAGAACGCGATCCCCGACCCGGAGAATCCCGAGACCTTCCAGCGTTCGAAGCTCAACTGGGACGAGGTCCACGAGGGCTATCACGCAGAGATGTTGGCATGGTTCACGAAGCTCATCCACATCCGCCGCGCCTCGCCTTCACTGAACGATGGCGATACCGCTCATACGGAGATCTTGTTCGAGCCTGACGAAAAGTGGCTGGTAATGGAACGCGGCAAGGCAAAGGTACTGACGAATCTCGGATTGAAGGACGCGCAATTTGACGTGCCCGAAGGCTACTACCTCCTCGCGCAATCGAAGAACGAGATTGCTATCAACAACGCGAAGGTGACGCTTCCTCCCAACACCTTCGCTATCCTCTGCTCAGAACAGCCGCCTGAATAG
- a CDS encoding c-type cytochrome, translated as MARKKSSSGGFGWGFLLGLVVAAAAAFAYFKFGMTPAHVPDKPLPFERAAAPVSPPPVPHPERAIRTPPFGTSEDVFEAGAHIYKIRCASCHGTPGHDGALALSTNPPARQLWKRHGDAAGVSGLEPGLIYGKIADGVPQNGMPAYAGQLSETQIWQVSLLLKSAGQQLPDPVMAILKGAK; from the coding sequence ATGGCACGCAAAAAAAGCAGTTCCGGTGGCTTCGGCTGGGGATTTTTGCTGGGGCTGGTAGTGGCGGCTGCCGCAGCTTTCGCGTATTTCAAGTTTGGCATGACCCCTGCGCACGTGCCGGACAAGCCGCTTCCCTTTGAAAGAGCCGCCGCACCCGTATCTCCGCCGCCGGTTCCGCATCCCGAGCGCGCGATAAGGACGCCGCCATTCGGCACCAGCGAAGATGTCTTCGAGGCGGGCGCGCACATCTACAAAATCCGCTGCGCGAGCTGTCATGGCACCCCGGGTCATGATGGTGCTCTTGCCCTTTCCACGAACCCTCCCGCAAGGCAGTTATGGAAGCGGCACGGCGACGCTGCCGGTGTCAGTGGGCTGGAGCCGGGCCTGATCTACGGGAAGATCGCGGATGGGGTTCCCCAGAACGGTATGCCGGCTTACGCGGGCCAACTCTCCGAGACGCAGATATGGCAGGTGAGCCTGTTGCTGAAGAGCGCCGGGCAGCAACTGCCGGATCCGGTGATGGCAATATTGAAGGGGGCGAAGTAG